The following proteins come from a genomic window of Drosophila sulfurigaster albostrigata strain 15112-1811.04 chromosome X, ASM2355843v2, whole genome shotgun sequence:
- the LOC133847212 gene encoding nostrin isoform X2: MSTRNMSQFRDNSWLANARSYGVLKSLRCSARYAKSKSKSAINLSSQSKQEQKKQKLQQLEQQQQQQQQQVEQQQRQQEEALYANVEEVLQQTEIEEDALMGNAQGQNGFEELRRYVKQGGDFSKELIFVLQERADSELIYSKSLSKLANKLNKAGREIPGSVADAWRGVATEMESRSDIHRQLAASLTDELVKPLKTVVDNHHKTRKVVESNVDKAARVLSEWRVSEAKAKKASHTAARENEKLQDAMLDVRIQKSPSIALLHQGPNKLAAEKELKSAEKDCVKLDNKRKKAEEAVKRADVEYYTLCVRAERARVDWEMAVLRGSSQLQSSEQQRLGNMHNFVQQYARLIADMNPILGSLTSQLQPQLEACNVAKDVQVVRNIRRNSEGPSEQLLPDFYCEHTTLAMNRERRKHSLIKLLQLVKTDLERERRSRDGLRGLSQSLNNQEHQNITDKLYHIRSMLTYLEGARLKLHSALLELDHKPRTTHPLAQHIQITRDRTGLQQSILKVPNWLKNNEKTPHSTTALLTQQDVSDDATAVDDGDDEYSQLQSQTNSSCANISVVAATATAAGGGAGLFKHFNRSKSNIETFTSQPKIISTTNASLANATATATATTTTATTTMTTAMKSKTLSAAGSGAGTGDRGQADGGSNQQDSDFDEFSSQDEDEAEPHLNLNHHHHNHHHLQQQQHFYQNAQEVQSSSMSSQGTNGSISKDVHTNNNGATNGQCQVLGRCKALYSYTPKLYDELELSPGDVIEVHAKQDDGWWLGALRNQIGIFPATYVEECA; encoded by the exons cTAGCTAATGCGCGCTCGTATGGCGTGCTTAAAAGCTTACGTTGCTCAGCTCGCTATGCGAAAAGTAAATCCAAATCTGCCATCAATCTGAGCTCGCAATCGAAGCAAGAacagaagaaacaaaaactgcaacaactcgaacagcaacaacaacagcaacagcaacaagtcgagcagcaacagcgacaacaagaGGAAGCgctttatgcaaatgttgagGAAGTTCTGCAGCAAACGGAAATTGAGGAAGATGCTCTAATGGGTAATGCGCAG GGACAAAATGGCTTTGAGGAACTGCGTCGCTATGTCAAACAGGGCGGCGACTTTAGCAAGGAGCTCATCTTTGTGCTGCAGGAACG TGCCGACTCGGAGCTCATCTACTCCAAGTCGCTGTCGAAGTTGGCCAACAAATTGAACAAGGCCGGCCGAGAGATACCCGGCAGCGTAGCCGATGCCTGGCGTGGTGTTGCGACCGAGATGGAAAGTCGCAGTGACATACATCGCCAGTTGGCGGCCTCGCTGACCGACGAGCTGGTCAAGCCGCTGAAGACGGTCGTCGACAATCATCACAAGACACGCAAAGTG GTTGAGAGTAATGTGGACAAAGCGGCTCGTGTGCTGAGCGAGTGGCGGGTGAGCGAGGCCAAGGCAAAGAAGGCATCGCACACAGCGGCACGGGAGAACGAGAAACTGCAGGACGCGATGCTGGATGTGCGCATACAAAAATCGCCGTCGATAGCGCTGCTCCACCAGGGACCAAACAAACTAGCCGCTGAGAAGGAACTCAAGTCCGCCGAAAAGGATTGCGTGAAGCTGGACAACAAGCGCAAAAAAGCGGAGGAGGCGGTGAAACGTGCCGATGTCGAGTACTACAcgctgtgtgtgcgtgccGAGCGAGCTCGCGTCGACTGGGAGATGGCCGTGTTGCGTGGCTCCTCGCAGCTGCAGAGCAGCGAGCAACAGCGTTTGGGCAACATGCACAATTTCGTGCAGCAATACGCTCGCCTCATTGCCGACATGAATCCCATACTGGGCAGCCTGACCAGTCAACTGCAGCCGCAACTGGAGGCCTGCAATGTGGCCAAGGATGTGCAGGTGGTGCGCAACATCCGACGCAACTCCGAAGGTCCCAGCGAACAGCTGCTCCCCGACTTCTACTGTGAACACACCACGCTGGCCATGAACCGCGAGCGACGCAAGCATTCGTTGATCAAGCTGCTGCAGCTCGTCAAGACCGATCTGGAGCGGGAGCGCCGCTCGCGTGATGGACTACGCGGGTTATCGCAGTCTCTGAACAATCAGGAGCATCAGAACATTACCGACAAGCTATATCAT ATCCGCTCCATGCTGACCTACTTGGAGGGTGCACGACTCAAGCTGCACTCGGCGCTGCTCGAGCTAGACCACAAGCCACGCACGACACATCCTTTGGCGCAGCACATACAG ATCACACGCGATCGCACGGGACTCCAGCAGAGCATACTCAAGGTGCCCAACTGGCTGAAGAACAATGAGAAGACGCCGCATTCGACGACCGCACTGCTCACACAGCAGGATGTCAGCGATGATGCCACAGCCGTGGATGATGGGGACGATGAATATTCGCAATTACAGAGCCAGACGAATAGTTCGTGTGCCAACATTAGtgttgtggcagcaactgccACAGCTGCGGGGGGAGGTGCGGGACTGTTTAAGCATTTCAAtcgcagcaagagcaacattGAAACCTTTACCAGCCAACCAAAGATAATCTCGACAACAAACGCATCGCTGGCCAATGccaccgcaacagcaacagcaacgacgacgacggcaaccACAACGATGACAACAGCTATGAAATCGAAGACGCTGTCGGCAGCCGGTTCAGGAGCGGGAACAGGAGATCGCGGCCAGGCGGATGGTGGATCCAATCAGCAGGACTCTGATTTCGATGAGTTCAGTTCgcaggacgaggacgaggctGAGCCGCATCTCAATctcaatcatcatcatcataatcatcatcatctgcaacagcagcagcatttctATCAGAATGCCCAGGAGGTGCAGAGCTCGTCGATGAGTTCGCAGGGCACCAATGGCAGCATCTCCAAGGATGTCCACACGAACAACAATGGTGCCACCAACGGGCAGTGTCAGGTGCTGGGACGCTGCAAGGCCCTCTATAGCTATACACCAAAACTGTATGACGAACTGGAGCTGAGTCCTGGCGATGTGATCGAGGTGCATGCCAAGCAGGACGATGGCTGGTGGCTTGGCGCCTTGCGCAATCAAATTGGCATCTTTCCTGCCACCTATGTGGAGGAGTGTGCCTAG
- the LOC133847212 gene encoding uncharacterized protein LOC133847212 isoform X1 has product MNHLRVPKFKFGGKDNTAMAEIPTIVADNNNSINNNNNNNQSNNQNTNNGKGFLTRIKRYSVLGNKLSRRHLGSMTLPGTGSNSAKDRCGSPSKLATGSYNMSGSNSEDHRLEIGAPILISTTTLDTDRFGVTEARLKQIGGGIAKTSSIVRTLTPRSSDEEEFVDACGTPQIEQQLPPDSAEMEQFATPTHQPEEAELPPELPPELPATAPPELPPVEPPMRRPRIARQQQSQSVQNLHRSELKVYLHKSPSMTLDLNATAPPQLGLNLPELPELYGASELSLAASNNKENNMLLTTSSPKGETPNSEPSTPIVCGFLAQQQRFKSIDSFQLVPSKQSSKLSLASCRSSRQSHQSRHSRSHSHLSSDLDDDEFDYDLKSVSYQSLNAQNLFVSIDELQEITRQINETEDFNRDIDLEYCTHRDQLRPNERRITLLKNKNQRLINFNHNKEKLRKGWHDMKNWLGEESNKLKEVVRQQTPLKRVAQSKTNLNHSNVSRQSISPDRSRDQERDMTVSCEDVTDRTEFDPSLSQHASEDDLSPHAKRFKDEGQNGFEELRRYVKQGGDFSKELIFVLQERADSELIYSKSLSKLANKLNKAGREIPGSVADAWRGVATEMESRSDIHRQLAASLTDELVKPLKTVVDNHHKTRKVVESNVDKAARVLSEWRVSEAKAKKASHTAARENEKLQDAMLDVRIQKSPSIALLHQGPNKLAAEKELKSAEKDCVKLDNKRKKAEEAVKRADVEYYTLCVRAERARVDWEMAVLRGSSQLQSSEQQRLGNMHNFVQQYARLIADMNPILGSLTSQLQPQLEACNVAKDVQVVRNIRRNSEGPSEQLLPDFYCEHTTLAMNRERRKHSLIKLLQLVKTDLERERRSRDGLRGLSQSLNNQEHQNITDKLYHIRSMLTYLEGARLKLHSALLELDHKPRTTHPLAQHIQITRDRTGLQQSILKVPNWLKNNEKTPHSTTALLTQQDVSDDATAVDDGDDEYSQLQSQTNSSCANISVVAATATAAGGGAGLFKHFNRSKSNIETFTSQPKIISTTNASLANATATATATTTTATTTMTTAMKSKTLSAAGSGAGTGDRGQADGGSNQQDSDFDEFSSQDEDEAEPHLNLNHHHHNHHHLQQQQHFYQNAQEVQSSSMSSQGTNGSISKDVHTNNNGATNGQCQVLGRCKALYSYTPKLYDELELSPGDVIEVHAKQDDGWWLGALRNQIGIFPATYVEECA; this is encoded by the exons ATGAATCACTTACGTGTGCCTAAGTTTAAATTTGGCGGCAAGGATAACACTGCCATGGCCGAGATTCCCACCATTGttgccgacaacaacaatagcattaacaacaacaacaacaacaatcagagcAACAATCAAAACACCAACAATGGCAAAGGGTTTTTGACGCGCATCAAACGCTACTCGGTGCTGGGCAATAAGCTGAGTCGCCGCCACTTGGGCAGCATGACACTGCCCGGAACTGGCAGCAACAGTGCCAAAGACCGCTGCGGTTCACCCAGCAAATTGGCCACTGGAAGCTACAACATGAGCGGCAGCAATTCGGAGGATCATCGCCTCGAGATTGGGGCCCCCATATTGATATCCACCACAACACTGGACACGGATCGCTTTGGTGTGACGGAGGCGCGACTCAAGCAGATTGGTGGCGGCATTGCCAAGACGTCGTCCATAGTGCGCACGTTGACGCCGCGCAGCTCCGACGAGGAGGAGTTTGTGGACGCCTGTGGCACACCACAAATTGAGCAACAATTGCCACCTGACAGCGCTGAGATGGAGCAGTTTGCAACGCCAACGCATCAGCCCGAGGAGGCAGAGTTGCCTCCCGAATTGCCACCAGAGTTGCCAGCCACGGCGCCACCAGAGTTGCCACCCGTAGAGCCACCAATGCGCAGGCCACGCATTGCCCGGCAACAGCAATCACAATCGGTGCAGAATCTTCACAGATCTGAGCTCAAGGTTTATCTCCACAAATCACCATCGATGACGCTCGATTTGAATGCCACAGCGCCGCCACAATTGGGTCTTAATCTGCCCGAGCTGCCGGAACTCTACGGCGCCAGTGAGCTAAGCTtggcagccagcaacaacaaggagaaCAACATGTTGCTGACGACATCGTCGCCCAAAGGCGAGACGCCCAACTCAGAGCCAAGCACACCGATTGTTTGTGGCTTTttggcgcagcagcagcgcttcAAGAGCATCGACTCGTTTCAGTTGGTGCCATCGAAGCAGAGCTCCAAGCTGAGCCTGGCCAGCTGCCGCAGCAGTCGTCAGAGTCACCAAAGTCGCCatagtcgcagtcacagtcattTGAGCAGCGATCTGGATGATGATGAATTTGATTACGATCTCAAGTCGGTTAGCTATCAGAGCCTCAATGCGCAGAATCTGTTTGTGTCGATCGATGAGCTGCAGGAGATCACCCGACAGATCAATGAAACAGAGGACTTTAATCGTGACATCGATCTGGAGTATTGCACGCATCGCGATCAGTTGCGTCCGAACGAGCGACGCATTACGCTGCTCAAGAATAAGAATCAGCGACTGATTAATTTCAATCACAACAAGGAGAAGCTACGCAAGGGTTGGCATGACATGAAGAATTGGCTGGGAGAGGAGAGCAACAAGCTGAAGGAGGTGGTGCGTCAGCAGACGCCACTGAAACGTGTCGCGCAGTCCAAAACGAATCTCAATCACTCCAATGTCAGTCGTCAGTCTATATCGCCAGATCGCAGTCGCGATCAGGAGCGAGACATGACCGTTAGCTGTGAGGATGTCACCGATCGTACCGAGTTTGATCCTTCGTTGTCACAGCATGCCAGCGAGGACGATTTGTCACCGCATGCCAAACGCTTTAAGGACGAG GGACAAAATGGCTTTGAGGAACTGCGTCGCTATGTCAAACAGGGCGGCGACTTTAGCAAGGAGCTCATCTTTGTGCTGCAGGAACG TGCCGACTCGGAGCTCATCTACTCCAAGTCGCTGTCGAAGTTGGCCAACAAATTGAACAAGGCCGGCCGAGAGATACCCGGCAGCGTAGCCGATGCCTGGCGTGGTGTTGCGACCGAGATGGAAAGTCGCAGTGACATACATCGCCAGTTGGCGGCCTCGCTGACCGACGAGCTGGTCAAGCCGCTGAAGACGGTCGTCGACAATCATCACAAGACACGCAAAGTG GTTGAGAGTAATGTGGACAAAGCGGCTCGTGTGCTGAGCGAGTGGCGGGTGAGCGAGGCCAAGGCAAAGAAGGCATCGCACACAGCGGCACGGGAGAACGAGAAACTGCAGGACGCGATGCTGGATGTGCGCATACAAAAATCGCCGTCGATAGCGCTGCTCCACCAGGGACCAAACAAACTAGCCGCTGAGAAGGAACTCAAGTCCGCCGAAAAGGATTGCGTGAAGCTGGACAACAAGCGCAAAAAAGCGGAGGAGGCGGTGAAACGTGCCGATGTCGAGTACTACAcgctgtgtgtgcgtgccGAGCGAGCTCGCGTCGACTGGGAGATGGCCGTGTTGCGTGGCTCCTCGCAGCTGCAGAGCAGCGAGCAACAGCGTTTGGGCAACATGCACAATTTCGTGCAGCAATACGCTCGCCTCATTGCCGACATGAATCCCATACTGGGCAGCCTGACCAGTCAACTGCAGCCGCAACTGGAGGCCTGCAATGTGGCCAAGGATGTGCAGGTGGTGCGCAACATCCGACGCAACTCCGAAGGTCCCAGCGAACAGCTGCTCCCCGACTTCTACTGTGAACACACCACGCTGGCCATGAACCGCGAGCGACGCAAGCATTCGTTGATCAAGCTGCTGCAGCTCGTCAAGACCGATCTGGAGCGGGAGCGCCGCTCGCGTGATGGACTACGCGGGTTATCGCAGTCTCTGAACAATCAGGAGCATCAGAACATTACCGACAAGCTATATCAT ATCCGCTCCATGCTGACCTACTTGGAGGGTGCACGACTCAAGCTGCACTCGGCGCTGCTCGAGCTAGACCACAAGCCACGCACGACACATCCTTTGGCGCAGCACATACAG ATCACACGCGATCGCACGGGACTCCAGCAGAGCATACTCAAGGTGCCCAACTGGCTGAAGAACAATGAGAAGACGCCGCATTCGACGACCGCACTGCTCACACAGCAGGATGTCAGCGATGATGCCACAGCCGTGGATGATGGGGACGATGAATATTCGCAATTACAGAGCCAGACGAATAGTTCGTGTGCCAACATTAGtgttgtggcagcaactgccACAGCTGCGGGGGGAGGTGCGGGACTGTTTAAGCATTTCAAtcgcagcaagagcaacattGAAACCTTTACCAGCCAACCAAAGATAATCTCGACAACAAACGCATCGCTGGCCAATGccaccgcaacagcaacagcaacgacgacgacggcaaccACAACGATGACAACAGCTATGAAATCGAAGACGCTGTCGGCAGCCGGTTCAGGAGCGGGAACAGGAGATCGCGGCCAGGCGGATGGTGGATCCAATCAGCAGGACTCTGATTTCGATGAGTTCAGTTCgcaggacgaggacgaggctGAGCCGCATCTCAATctcaatcatcatcatcataatcatcatcatctgcaacagcagcagcatttctATCAGAATGCCCAGGAGGTGCAGAGCTCGTCGATGAGTTCGCAGGGCACCAATGGCAGCATCTCCAAGGATGTCCACACGAACAACAATGGTGCCACCAACGGGCAGTGTCAGGTGCTGGGACGCTGCAAGGCCCTCTATAGCTATACACCAAAACTGTATGACGAACTGGAGCTGAGTCCTGGCGATGTGATCGAGGTGCATGCCAAGCAGGACGATGGCTGGTGGCTTGGCGCCTTGCGCAATCAAATTGGCATCTTTCCTGCCACCTATGTGGAGGAGTGTGCCTAG
- the LOC133847212 gene encoding nostrin isoform X3 — translation MSTRNMSQFRDNSWGQNGFEELRRYVKQGGDFSKELIFVLQERADSELIYSKSLSKLANKLNKAGREIPGSVADAWRGVATEMESRSDIHRQLAASLTDELVKPLKTVVDNHHKTRKVVESNVDKAARVLSEWRVSEAKAKKASHTAARENEKLQDAMLDVRIQKSPSIALLHQGPNKLAAEKELKSAEKDCVKLDNKRKKAEEAVKRADVEYYTLCVRAERARVDWEMAVLRGSSQLQSSEQQRLGNMHNFVQQYARLIADMNPILGSLTSQLQPQLEACNVAKDVQVVRNIRRNSEGPSEQLLPDFYCEHTTLAMNRERRKHSLIKLLQLVKTDLERERRSRDGLRGLSQSLNNQEHQNITDKLYHIRSMLTYLEGARLKLHSALLELDHKPRTTHPLAQHIQITRDRTGLQQSILKVPNWLKNNEKTPHSTTALLTQQDVSDDATAVDDGDDEYSQLQSQTNSSCANISVVAATATAAGGGAGLFKHFNRSKSNIETFTSQPKIISTTNASLANATATATATTTTATTTMTTAMKSKTLSAAGSGAGTGDRGQADGGSNQQDSDFDEFSSQDEDEAEPHLNLNHHHHNHHHLQQQQHFYQNAQEVQSSSMSSQGTNGSISKDVHTNNNGATNGQCQVLGRCKALYSYTPKLYDELELSPGDVIEVHAKQDDGWWLGALRNQIGIFPATYVEECA, via the exons GGACAAAATGGCTTTGAGGAACTGCGTCGCTATGTCAAACAGGGCGGCGACTTTAGCAAGGAGCTCATCTTTGTGCTGCAGGAACG TGCCGACTCGGAGCTCATCTACTCCAAGTCGCTGTCGAAGTTGGCCAACAAATTGAACAAGGCCGGCCGAGAGATACCCGGCAGCGTAGCCGATGCCTGGCGTGGTGTTGCGACCGAGATGGAAAGTCGCAGTGACATACATCGCCAGTTGGCGGCCTCGCTGACCGACGAGCTGGTCAAGCCGCTGAAGACGGTCGTCGACAATCATCACAAGACACGCAAAGTG GTTGAGAGTAATGTGGACAAAGCGGCTCGTGTGCTGAGCGAGTGGCGGGTGAGCGAGGCCAAGGCAAAGAAGGCATCGCACACAGCGGCACGGGAGAACGAGAAACTGCAGGACGCGATGCTGGATGTGCGCATACAAAAATCGCCGTCGATAGCGCTGCTCCACCAGGGACCAAACAAACTAGCCGCTGAGAAGGAACTCAAGTCCGCCGAAAAGGATTGCGTGAAGCTGGACAACAAGCGCAAAAAAGCGGAGGAGGCGGTGAAACGTGCCGATGTCGAGTACTACAcgctgtgtgtgcgtgccGAGCGAGCTCGCGTCGACTGGGAGATGGCCGTGTTGCGTGGCTCCTCGCAGCTGCAGAGCAGCGAGCAACAGCGTTTGGGCAACATGCACAATTTCGTGCAGCAATACGCTCGCCTCATTGCCGACATGAATCCCATACTGGGCAGCCTGACCAGTCAACTGCAGCCGCAACTGGAGGCCTGCAATGTGGCCAAGGATGTGCAGGTGGTGCGCAACATCCGACGCAACTCCGAAGGTCCCAGCGAACAGCTGCTCCCCGACTTCTACTGTGAACACACCACGCTGGCCATGAACCGCGAGCGACGCAAGCATTCGTTGATCAAGCTGCTGCAGCTCGTCAAGACCGATCTGGAGCGGGAGCGCCGCTCGCGTGATGGACTACGCGGGTTATCGCAGTCTCTGAACAATCAGGAGCATCAGAACATTACCGACAAGCTATATCAT ATCCGCTCCATGCTGACCTACTTGGAGGGTGCACGACTCAAGCTGCACTCGGCGCTGCTCGAGCTAGACCACAAGCCACGCACGACACATCCTTTGGCGCAGCACATACAG ATCACACGCGATCGCACGGGACTCCAGCAGAGCATACTCAAGGTGCCCAACTGGCTGAAGAACAATGAGAAGACGCCGCATTCGACGACCGCACTGCTCACACAGCAGGATGTCAGCGATGATGCCACAGCCGTGGATGATGGGGACGATGAATATTCGCAATTACAGAGCCAGACGAATAGTTCGTGTGCCAACATTAGtgttgtggcagcaactgccACAGCTGCGGGGGGAGGTGCGGGACTGTTTAAGCATTTCAAtcgcagcaagagcaacattGAAACCTTTACCAGCCAACCAAAGATAATCTCGACAACAAACGCATCGCTGGCCAATGccaccgcaacagcaacagcaacgacgacgacggcaaccACAACGATGACAACAGCTATGAAATCGAAGACGCTGTCGGCAGCCGGTTCAGGAGCGGGAACAGGAGATCGCGGCCAGGCGGATGGTGGATCCAATCAGCAGGACTCTGATTTCGATGAGTTCAGTTCgcaggacgaggacgaggctGAGCCGCATCTCAATctcaatcatcatcatcataatcatcatcatctgcaacagcagcagcatttctATCAGAATGCCCAGGAGGTGCAGAGCTCGTCGATGAGTTCGCAGGGCACCAATGGCAGCATCTCCAAGGATGTCCACACGAACAACAATGGTGCCACCAACGGGCAGTGTCAGGTGCTGGGACGCTGCAAGGCCCTCTATAGCTATACACCAAAACTGTATGACGAACTGGAGCTGAGTCCTGGCGATGTGATCGAGGTGCATGCCAAGCAGGACGATGGCTGGTGGCTTGGCGCCTTGCGCAATCAAATTGGCATCTTTCCTGCCACCTATGTGGAGGAGTGTGCCTAG